Proteins co-encoded in one Desulfomicrobium apsheronum genomic window:
- a CDS encoding holo-[acyl-carrier-protein] synthase: MIIGVGVDIAELERIARSYARFGDKFSSRILTPAEMALVPANAVPFLASRFAAKEAAVKALGTGFSGGITFQDIEVRSDALGKPLLFFHNQAELRCRALGVRTTHITLSHSRENAVAMVILEG, from the coding sequence ATGATTATCGGAGTGGGTGTCGACATTGCGGAGCTGGAGAGGATCGCGCGGTCGTATGCGCGGTTCGGCGACAAATTCAGCTCAAGAATTCTGACCCCGGCGGAGATGGCTCTTGTTCCGGCCAATGCGGTCCCTTTTCTGGCCTCCCGCTTCGCGGCCAAGGAGGCGGCGGTCAAGGCGCTAGGCACGGGATTCAGCGGAGGGATCACTTTCCAGGATATCGAGGTCCGTTCCGACGCGCTCGGGAAGCCGCTGCTCTTTTTTCACAACCAGGCCGAGCTCAGGTGCCGGGCCCTGGGGGTTCGGACCACACACATCACCCTGTCCCACAGCCGCGAAAACGCCGTGGCCATGGTCATTCTTGAGGGATGA
- a CDS encoding substrate-binding periplasmic protein, whose amino-acid sequence MKWSLIGVLSLMVLFLACSAYGEPLRLSTLEWPPFVGRDLPDQGTTGARVRRICAVAGLEPLMSFLPWRRVLMEARTGAAQGYFPEYRSASREKEFYFSKAVGCSVVGLVHKSGMTRNWTRLEDLAAYRIGVVDGYVNTEEFDRLVDMGILHPIKCNSDELALRMIEAGRIDAVVMDRAVFRHLSGPVKPSHAPPPLVFAEKILVVHSLHVCFPRTPAGKSLVERFNRAIVSGGLELICASTSEGRP is encoded by the coding sequence ATGAAGTGGAGCCTGATCGGCGTCCTGTCGCTTATGGTCCTCTTTTTGGCGTGCTCCGCGTACGGCGAGCCGCTCAGACTGAGCACGCTTGAGTGGCCTCCTTTCGTCGGTCGGGATCTTCCGGACCAGGGGACGACCGGCGCTCGCGTGCGGCGCATTTGCGCCGTCGCGGGGCTGGAGCCGCTCATGTCTTTTTTGCCCTGGAGGCGAGTGCTCATGGAGGCTCGCACCGGGGCCGCCCAAGGCTACTTTCCTGAATACCGTTCGGCAAGTCGTGAGAAGGAGTTTTACTTCTCGAAGGCAGTCGGGTGCAGTGTGGTGGGGCTGGTGCACAAAAGTGGCATGACGCGGAACTGGACCCGGCTGGAGGATCTGGCCGCCTACAGGATCGGCGTCGTGGACGGGTATGTGAACACCGAGGAATTCGACCGTCTTGTGGACATGGGCATCCTGCATCCCATCAAGTGCAATTCCGATGAGCTGGCCCTGCGCATGATCGAGGCCGGGCGCATCGACGCGGTCGTCATGGACCGGGCCGTGTTCCGGCATCTTTCAGGCCCGGTGAAACCGTCGCACGCGCCGCCTCCGCTGGTCTTCGCTGAAAAAATCCTGGTCGTGCATTCACTGCACGTCTGTTTTCCCCGGACTCCCGCCGGAAAGTCGCTGGTGGAGCGCTTTAACCGCGCAATCGTGTCCGGCGGGCTTGAGCTGATTTGCGCCTCCACGTCCGAGGGCAGACCCTGA